A single window of Watersipora subatra chromosome 9, tzWatSuba1.1, whole genome shotgun sequence DNA harbors:
- the LOC137404246 gene encoding ephrin type-A receptor 4-like isoform X1, protein MGRHMFLCIVFICLYGVSYLRLTTAQEEPVEDDAKEVTVLDTLTKTDQLDWTIYPEEGPSNAQNPTWVFSSWNHPITKMTHQGITVCSVADEVVNNWIRLPYINLSGVSNLFINISFFMRECQDYPGPLRRCRTHFNLLKYESDSDIATDSTPAWNDDTYEFLQPVAAANTYINEQSENIVANNFTFSFTKEKKGVYLALQDTGMCAFILSIQVYYRRCPPTVIRHTSLPAVPSTAGLAAVAGTCVANAVLANPSEKLQFLCTHEGDWFNPSNSRGCVCKPGYTNTEDSCIPCEAGKYKSTAANEECVGCPENSESTMRGLAECTCMSGFYRAVDEPAHIACTQPPSEVRSLEVEKLSSNSVTLTWQAPENLGMRADLFYTVLCGRCSTSVNYAPARTKFNSTTVTLTNLVPKSSYVIEIIAENGVSSSAIHTETRQKVGFVTLQSGGDEQQVPMKVVSEPNSLTISWDSVEDAEVYEVVYWPADNRNVHHTTRVYTNYASLTELDAETTYNVQVSYFDANNQLIGRSSEAVFQTDSKSDNPSLMIAIAIVAVLVCMAIVIAIVVIFLRSQRAVNNPPTTESACVSLHKTVLALFRSKQPCTDKPHSDCEGLGPYTNVPFHISSSTGTQGRGVTLPLFTEHTGRVKTYVDPHTYEDPRQAVKEFTKEIDVSCITIEAVIGGGEFGDVCRGKLRIPNKAESEMCVAIKTLKPGASEKNRLEFLTEASIMGQFEDPNVIFLEGVITKSNPIMIVTEYMENGSLDTFLRANDGKLSVMQLQSVLRGIASGMTYLSEMSYIHRDLAARNILVNENLVCKVADFGLSREVEYDTSEGAYTTRGGKIPVRWTAPEAIAFRKFTSASDVWSFGVVMWEVMSYGERPYWNWSNQDVIKAVDRGYRLPPPMECPEAVHQLMLDSWQKDRKNRPKFAAIRNTIDRLMQSPELLTKLAKPMPFAAMDPEMPDVASQMTVSQWLQLIKMDRYTEAFAQKGVHTMKQVAWLTFADLQEMGVTLVGHQKKMMSSVQALRSRLEGGSTSPVQMSEGFLV, encoded by the exons ATGGGTCGACATATGTTTCTCTGTATAGTCTTTATATGTTTATACGGAGTTAGTTATCTACGTTTAACGACTGCTCAGGAGGAACCTGTGGAGGATGATGCAAAGGAAG TGACGGTATTGGATACTTTGACAAAAACAGATCAGCTGGATTGGACCATTTATCCCGAAGAAGGGCCATCAAACGCTCAGAATCCAACA TGGGTATTTTCGAGCTGGAATCATCCGATTACAAAGATGACTCATCAAGGTATCACCGTCTGTTCCGTCGCTGACGAAGTAGTCAACAATTGGATTAGACTTCCTTACATTAATTTATCCGGTGTATCGAATCTCTTTATCAATATTTCCTTCTTCATGCGAGAATGCCAAGACTATCCAG GTCCACTTCGCCGCTGCCGAACTcattttaatttgttaaaatatgAAAGTGATTCCGACATTGCCACGGACTCAACCCCAGCCTGGAATGACGACACATACGAGTTCCTTCAACCAGTTGCAGCAGCAAACACATACATCAACGAGCAAAGTGAAAATATTGTCGCCAATAACTTCACATTCTCGTTCACAAAAGAGAAGAAAG GGGTTTACCTCGCTCTACAGGATACAGGAATGTGTGCGTTTATTCTCTCAATTCAAGTCTACTACAGACGCTGTCCGCCTACAGTAATTCGGCACACAAGCTTGCCTGCTGTACCTTCAACTGCAGGTCTTGCAGCTGTTGCTGGAAC ATGTGTAGCAAATGCCGTGCTTGCTAATCCTTCGGAGAAGCTCCAATTCCTGTGTACACATGAAGGCGACTGGTTCAACCCTTCCAACAGCAGAGGCTGTGTTTGTAAACCAGGCTATACCAATACGGAGGATTCGTGCATAC CGTGTGAAGCAGGCAAATATAAATCTACAGCTGCCAATGAGGAATGTGTAGGATGTCCAGAGAACAGTGAATCTACGATGAGAGGTCTGGCCGAATGTACCTGTATGTCCGGGTTCTATCGCGCTGTCGACGAGCCAGCGCACATTGCATGCACTC AGCCTCCATCGGAGGTAAGGAGCCTAGAAGTGGAAAAGCTTTCTTCCAATTCTGTGACCCTCACATGGCAAGCTCCCGAGAACTTAGGCATGCGAGCGGATCTCTTCTACACAGTGCTGTGTGGCAGATGCAGTACGTCTGTCAACTATGCACCGGCTCGCACAAAATTCAATAGTACTACGGTTACTCTCACCAACCTCGTTCCCAAGTCATCGTATGTCATCGAGATCATCGCTGAGAATGGGGTTTCATCGTCAGCCATTCACACAGAAACAAGACAAAAAGTAGGATTTGTGACTTTGCAAAGCGGTGGAGATGAACAACAGGTTCCCATGAAG GTGGTCAGCGAACCAAATTCGTTGACCATTTCGTGGGATTCGGTAGAGGATGCAGAGGTGTATGAAGTCGTATACTGGCCAGCTGACAACAGAAATGTTCATCATACGACTAGGGTGTATACCAACTATGCCTCATTGACTGAACTTGATGCTGAAACCACATATAATGTTCAG gTGTCCTATTTTGATGCAAACAACCAGTTGATTGGTCGATCATCGGAAGCGGTGTTTCAGACAGACAGCAAATCAGACAATCCAAGTTTGATGATTGCCATTGCGATAGTCGCCGTTCTGGTTTGCATGGCCATTGTTATTGCAATTGTCGTCATCTTTCTCCGATC ACAAAGGGCGGTGAACAATCCTCCTACAACCGAGAGTGCGTGTGTCAGCCTACATAAAACTGTTCTGGCTCTTTTCAGAAGTAAGCAGCCGTGCACGGACAAACCTCACAGTGACTGCGAGGGTCTTGGCCCTTACACTAATG TGCCTTTCCATATCTCTTCATCAACTGGGACACAGGGTAGAGGAG TGACTCTACCTTTATTCACGGAACACACTGGAAGGGTTAAGACTTATGTAGATCCTCATACCTATGAAGACCCCAGACAGGCTGTAAAGGAGTTCACTAAGGAAATCGATGTTTCCTGTATTACAATCGAAGCTGTGATTGGGGGAGGAGAGTTTGGTGATGTTTGCAGAGGGAAATTGAGAATTCCCAACAAGGCAGAG AGTGAAATGTGTGTAGCGATAAAAACTCTCAAGCCCGGGGCCTCTGAAAAGAACCGACTGGAATTCTTAACTGAAGCTAGCATCATGGGGCAATTTGAAGACCCAAATGTGATTTTTCTGGAAGGAGTTATAACAAAATCAAACCCAATTATGATAGTCACTGAATATATGGAGAATGGCTCTTTGGACACATTCTTACGG GCCAATGATGGAAAGCTATCAGTGATGCAGCTGCAAAGTGTACTACGTGGTATAGCCTCCGGCATGACTTATCTCTCCGAAATGTCTTACATCCACAGAGATCTTGCTGCCAGAAACATCTTGGTCAATGAGAACCTTGTATGCAAAGTTGCCGACTTCGGTCTAAGCCGAGAAGTGGAATACGACACATCGGAAGGAGCATACACAACAAGG GGAGGAAAGATCCCAGTGCGATGGACTGCTCCTGAAGCTATTGCATTCAGGAAATTTACATCAGCTTCTGATGTTTGGTCATTTGGTGTGGTGATGTGGGAAGTAATGTCTTACGGTGAACGACCATACTGGAATTGGTCAAATCAGGATGTAATAAAAGCGGTTGACAGAGGATACAGACTTCCACCCCCAATg GAGTGTCCTGAGGCTGTTCACCAACTAATGCTGGACAGCTGGCAGAAAGATCGAAAGAACCGACCAAAATTTGCTGCAATAAGGAATACCATAGACCGACTGATGCAGTCTCCAGAACTACTAACAAAACTAGCTAAGCCAATGCCCTTTGCTGCAATGGACCCGGAGATGCCAGATGTGGCCAGTCAAATGACAGTCAGTCAATGGTTGCAGCTTATTAAGATGGATCGATACACTGAAGCGTTTGCTCAAAAGGGTGTGCACACCATGAAGCAG GTGGCCTGGCTGACATTTGCGGATCTGCAAGAAATGGGGGTGACTTTGGTGGGCCATCAAAAGAAGATGATGTCATCAGTGCAAGCTCTCCGCTCCAGACTTGAAGGCGGCTCAACTAGTCCTGTTCAGATGTCTGAAGGGTTTTTAGTGTGA
- the LOC137404246 gene encoding ephrin type-A receptor 4-like isoform X3, which yields MGRHMFLCIVFICLYGVSYLRLTTAQEEPVEDDAKEVTVLDTLTKTDQLDWTIYPEEGPSNAQNPTWVFSSWNHPITKMTHQGITVCSVADEVVNNWIRLPYINLSGVSNLFINISFFMRECQDYPGPLRRCRTHFNLLKYESDSDIATDSTPAWNDDTYEFLQPVAAANTYINEQSENIVANNFTFSFTKEKKGVYLALQDTGMCAFILSIQVYYRRCPPTVIRHTSLPAVPSTAGLAAVAGTCVANAVLANPSEKLQFLCTHEGDWFNPSNSRGCVCKPGYTNTEDSCIPCEAGKYKSTAANEECVGCPENSESTMRGLAECTCMSGFYRAVDEPAHIACTQPPSEVRSLEVEKLSSNSVTLTWQAPENLGMRADLFYTVLCGRCSTSVNYAPARTKFNSTTVTLTNLVPKSSYVIEIIAENGVSSSAIHTETRQKVGFVTLQSGGDEQQVPMKVVSEPNSLTISWDSVEDAEVYEVVYWPADNRNVHHTTRVYTNYASLTELDAETTYNVQVSYFDANNQLIGRSSEAVFQTDSKSDNPSLMIAIAIVAVLVCMAIVIAIVVIFLRSQRAVNNPPTTESACVSLHKTVLALFRSKQPCTDKPHSDCEGLGPYTNVTLPLFTEHTGRVKTYVDPHTYEDPRQAVKEFTKEIDVSCITIEAVIGGGEFGDVCRGKLRIPNKAESEMCVAIKTLKPGASEKNRLEFLTEASIMGQFEDPNVIFLEGVITKSNPIMIVTEYMENGSLDTFLRANDGKLSVMQLQSVLRGIASGMTYLSEMSYIHRDLAARNILVNENLVCKVADFGLSREVEYDTSEGAYTTRGGKIPVRWTAPEAIAFRKFTSASDVWSFGVVMWEVMSYGERPYWNWSNQDVIKAVDRGYRLPPPMECPEAVHQLMLDSWQKDRKNRPKFAAIRNTIDRLMQSPELLTKLAKPMPFAAMDPEMPDVASQMTVSQWLQLIKMDRYTEAFAQKGVHTMKQVAWLTFADLQEMGVTLVGHQKKMMSSVQALRSRLEGGSTSPVQMSEGFLV from the exons ATGGGTCGACATATGTTTCTCTGTATAGTCTTTATATGTTTATACGGAGTTAGTTATCTACGTTTAACGACTGCTCAGGAGGAACCTGTGGAGGATGATGCAAAGGAAG TGACGGTATTGGATACTTTGACAAAAACAGATCAGCTGGATTGGACCATTTATCCCGAAGAAGGGCCATCAAACGCTCAGAATCCAACA TGGGTATTTTCGAGCTGGAATCATCCGATTACAAAGATGACTCATCAAGGTATCACCGTCTGTTCCGTCGCTGACGAAGTAGTCAACAATTGGATTAGACTTCCTTACATTAATTTATCCGGTGTATCGAATCTCTTTATCAATATTTCCTTCTTCATGCGAGAATGCCAAGACTATCCAG GTCCACTTCGCCGCTGCCGAACTcattttaatttgttaaaatatgAAAGTGATTCCGACATTGCCACGGACTCAACCCCAGCCTGGAATGACGACACATACGAGTTCCTTCAACCAGTTGCAGCAGCAAACACATACATCAACGAGCAAAGTGAAAATATTGTCGCCAATAACTTCACATTCTCGTTCACAAAAGAGAAGAAAG GGGTTTACCTCGCTCTACAGGATACAGGAATGTGTGCGTTTATTCTCTCAATTCAAGTCTACTACAGACGCTGTCCGCCTACAGTAATTCGGCACACAAGCTTGCCTGCTGTACCTTCAACTGCAGGTCTTGCAGCTGTTGCTGGAAC ATGTGTAGCAAATGCCGTGCTTGCTAATCCTTCGGAGAAGCTCCAATTCCTGTGTACACATGAAGGCGACTGGTTCAACCCTTCCAACAGCAGAGGCTGTGTTTGTAAACCAGGCTATACCAATACGGAGGATTCGTGCATAC CGTGTGAAGCAGGCAAATATAAATCTACAGCTGCCAATGAGGAATGTGTAGGATGTCCAGAGAACAGTGAATCTACGATGAGAGGTCTGGCCGAATGTACCTGTATGTCCGGGTTCTATCGCGCTGTCGACGAGCCAGCGCACATTGCATGCACTC AGCCTCCATCGGAGGTAAGGAGCCTAGAAGTGGAAAAGCTTTCTTCCAATTCTGTGACCCTCACATGGCAAGCTCCCGAGAACTTAGGCATGCGAGCGGATCTCTTCTACACAGTGCTGTGTGGCAGATGCAGTACGTCTGTCAACTATGCACCGGCTCGCACAAAATTCAATAGTACTACGGTTACTCTCACCAACCTCGTTCCCAAGTCATCGTATGTCATCGAGATCATCGCTGAGAATGGGGTTTCATCGTCAGCCATTCACACAGAAACAAGACAAAAAGTAGGATTTGTGACTTTGCAAAGCGGTGGAGATGAACAACAGGTTCCCATGAAG GTGGTCAGCGAACCAAATTCGTTGACCATTTCGTGGGATTCGGTAGAGGATGCAGAGGTGTATGAAGTCGTATACTGGCCAGCTGACAACAGAAATGTTCATCATACGACTAGGGTGTATACCAACTATGCCTCATTGACTGAACTTGATGCTGAAACCACATATAATGTTCAG gTGTCCTATTTTGATGCAAACAACCAGTTGATTGGTCGATCATCGGAAGCGGTGTTTCAGACAGACAGCAAATCAGACAATCCAAGTTTGATGATTGCCATTGCGATAGTCGCCGTTCTGGTTTGCATGGCCATTGTTATTGCAATTGTCGTCATCTTTCTCCGATC ACAAAGGGCGGTGAACAATCCTCCTACAACCGAGAGTGCGTGTGTCAGCCTACATAAAACTGTTCTGGCTCTTTTCAGAAGTAAGCAGCCGTGCACGGACAAACCTCACAGTGACTGCGAGGGTCTTGGCCCTTACACTAATG TGACTCTACCTTTATTCACGGAACACACTGGAAGGGTTAAGACTTATGTAGATCCTCATACCTATGAAGACCCCAGACAGGCTGTAAAGGAGTTCACTAAGGAAATCGATGTTTCCTGTATTACAATCGAAGCTGTGATTGGGGGAGGAGAGTTTGGTGATGTTTGCAGAGGGAAATTGAGAATTCCCAACAAGGCAGAG AGTGAAATGTGTGTAGCGATAAAAACTCTCAAGCCCGGGGCCTCTGAAAAGAACCGACTGGAATTCTTAACTGAAGCTAGCATCATGGGGCAATTTGAAGACCCAAATGTGATTTTTCTGGAAGGAGTTATAACAAAATCAAACCCAATTATGATAGTCACTGAATATATGGAGAATGGCTCTTTGGACACATTCTTACGG GCCAATGATGGAAAGCTATCAGTGATGCAGCTGCAAAGTGTACTACGTGGTATAGCCTCCGGCATGACTTATCTCTCCGAAATGTCTTACATCCACAGAGATCTTGCTGCCAGAAACATCTTGGTCAATGAGAACCTTGTATGCAAAGTTGCCGACTTCGGTCTAAGCCGAGAAGTGGAATACGACACATCGGAAGGAGCATACACAACAAGG GGAGGAAAGATCCCAGTGCGATGGACTGCTCCTGAAGCTATTGCATTCAGGAAATTTACATCAGCTTCTGATGTTTGGTCATTTGGTGTGGTGATGTGGGAAGTAATGTCTTACGGTGAACGACCATACTGGAATTGGTCAAATCAGGATGTAATAAAAGCGGTTGACAGAGGATACAGACTTCCACCCCCAATg GAGTGTCCTGAGGCTGTTCACCAACTAATGCTGGACAGCTGGCAGAAAGATCGAAAGAACCGACCAAAATTTGCTGCAATAAGGAATACCATAGACCGACTGATGCAGTCTCCAGAACTACTAACAAAACTAGCTAAGCCAATGCCCTTTGCTGCAATGGACCCGGAGATGCCAGATGTGGCCAGTCAAATGACAGTCAGTCAATGGTTGCAGCTTATTAAGATGGATCGATACACTGAAGCGTTTGCTCAAAAGGGTGTGCACACCATGAAGCAG GTGGCCTGGCTGACATTTGCGGATCTGCAAGAAATGGGGGTGACTTTGGTGGGCCATCAAAAGAAGATGATGTCATCAGTGCAAGCTCTCCGCTCCAGACTTGAAGGCGGCTCAACTAGTCCTGTTCAGATGTCTGAAGGGTTTTTAGTGTGA
- the LOC137404246 gene encoding ephrin type-B receptor 2-like isoform X2, whose translation MMRSCLKMWITCSVLVCTWLAQHSFAVEVTVLDTLTKTDQLDWTIYPEEGPSNAQNPTWVFSSWNHPITKMTHQGITVCSVADEVVNNWIRLPYINLSGVSNLFINISFFMRECQDYPGPLRRCRTHFNLLKYESDSDIATDSTPAWNDDTYEFLQPVAAANTYINEQSENIVANNFTFSFTKEKKGVYLALQDTGMCAFILSIQVYYRRCPPTVIRHTSLPAVPSTAGLAAVAGTCVANAVLANPSEKLQFLCTHEGDWFNPSNSRGCVCKPGYTNTEDSCIPCEAGKYKSTAANEECVGCPENSESTMRGLAECTCMSGFYRAVDEPAHIACTQPPSEVRSLEVEKLSSNSVTLTWQAPENLGMRADLFYTVLCGRCSTSVNYAPARTKFNSTTVTLTNLVPKSSYVIEIIAENGVSSSAIHTETRQKVGFVTLQSGGDEQQVPMKVVSEPNSLTISWDSVEDAEVYEVVYWPADNRNVHHTTRVYTNYASLTELDAETTYNVQVSYFDANNQLIGRSSEAVFQTDSKSDNPSLMIAIAIVAVLVCMAIVIAIVVIFLRSQRAVNNPPTTESACVSLHKTVLALFRSKQPCTDKPHSDCEGLGPYTNVPFHISSSTGTQGRGVTLPLFTEHTGRVKTYVDPHTYEDPRQAVKEFTKEIDVSCITIEAVIGGGEFGDVCRGKLRIPNKAESEMCVAIKTLKPGASEKNRLEFLTEASIMGQFEDPNVIFLEGVITKSNPIMIVTEYMENGSLDTFLRANDGKLSVMQLQSVLRGIASGMTYLSEMSYIHRDLAARNILVNENLVCKVADFGLSREVEYDTSEGAYTTRGGKIPVRWTAPEAIAFRKFTSASDVWSFGVVMWEVMSYGERPYWNWSNQDVIKAVDRGYRLPPPMECPEAVHQLMLDSWQKDRKNRPKFAAIRNTIDRLMQSPELLTKLAKPMPFAAMDPEMPDVASQMTVSQWLQLIKMDRYTEAFAQKGVHTMKQVAWLTFADLQEMGVTLVGHQKKMMSSVQALRSRLEGGSTSPVQMSEGFLV comes from the exons ATGATGAGAAGCTGCCTGAAAATGTGGATTACTTGCAGCGTTCTTGTCTGCACATGGCTAGCTCAACACAGCTTCGCAGTGGAAG TGACGGTATTGGATACTTTGACAAAAACAGATCAGCTGGATTGGACCATTTATCCCGAAGAAGGGCCATCAAACGCTCAGAATCCAACA TGGGTATTTTCGAGCTGGAATCATCCGATTACAAAGATGACTCATCAAGGTATCACCGTCTGTTCCGTCGCTGACGAAGTAGTCAACAATTGGATTAGACTTCCTTACATTAATTTATCCGGTGTATCGAATCTCTTTATCAATATTTCCTTCTTCATGCGAGAATGCCAAGACTATCCAG GTCCACTTCGCCGCTGCCGAACTcattttaatttgttaaaatatgAAAGTGATTCCGACATTGCCACGGACTCAACCCCAGCCTGGAATGACGACACATACGAGTTCCTTCAACCAGTTGCAGCAGCAAACACATACATCAACGAGCAAAGTGAAAATATTGTCGCCAATAACTTCACATTCTCGTTCACAAAAGAGAAGAAAG GGGTTTACCTCGCTCTACAGGATACAGGAATGTGTGCGTTTATTCTCTCAATTCAAGTCTACTACAGACGCTGTCCGCCTACAGTAATTCGGCACACAAGCTTGCCTGCTGTACCTTCAACTGCAGGTCTTGCAGCTGTTGCTGGAAC ATGTGTAGCAAATGCCGTGCTTGCTAATCCTTCGGAGAAGCTCCAATTCCTGTGTACACATGAAGGCGACTGGTTCAACCCTTCCAACAGCAGAGGCTGTGTTTGTAAACCAGGCTATACCAATACGGAGGATTCGTGCATAC CGTGTGAAGCAGGCAAATATAAATCTACAGCTGCCAATGAGGAATGTGTAGGATGTCCAGAGAACAGTGAATCTACGATGAGAGGTCTGGCCGAATGTACCTGTATGTCCGGGTTCTATCGCGCTGTCGACGAGCCAGCGCACATTGCATGCACTC AGCCTCCATCGGAGGTAAGGAGCCTAGAAGTGGAAAAGCTTTCTTCCAATTCTGTGACCCTCACATGGCAAGCTCCCGAGAACTTAGGCATGCGAGCGGATCTCTTCTACACAGTGCTGTGTGGCAGATGCAGTACGTCTGTCAACTATGCACCGGCTCGCACAAAATTCAATAGTACTACGGTTACTCTCACCAACCTCGTTCCCAAGTCATCGTATGTCATCGAGATCATCGCTGAGAATGGGGTTTCATCGTCAGCCATTCACACAGAAACAAGACAAAAAGTAGGATTTGTGACTTTGCAAAGCGGTGGAGATGAACAACAGGTTCCCATGAAG GTGGTCAGCGAACCAAATTCGTTGACCATTTCGTGGGATTCGGTAGAGGATGCAGAGGTGTATGAAGTCGTATACTGGCCAGCTGACAACAGAAATGTTCATCATACGACTAGGGTGTATACCAACTATGCCTCATTGACTGAACTTGATGCTGAAACCACATATAATGTTCAG gTGTCCTATTTTGATGCAAACAACCAGTTGATTGGTCGATCATCGGAAGCGGTGTTTCAGACAGACAGCAAATCAGACAATCCAAGTTTGATGATTGCCATTGCGATAGTCGCCGTTCTGGTTTGCATGGCCATTGTTATTGCAATTGTCGTCATCTTTCTCCGATC ACAAAGGGCGGTGAACAATCCTCCTACAACCGAGAGTGCGTGTGTCAGCCTACATAAAACTGTTCTGGCTCTTTTCAGAAGTAAGCAGCCGTGCACGGACAAACCTCACAGTGACTGCGAGGGTCTTGGCCCTTACACTAATG TGCCTTTCCATATCTCTTCATCAACTGGGACACAGGGTAGAGGAG TGACTCTACCTTTATTCACGGAACACACTGGAAGGGTTAAGACTTATGTAGATCCTCATACCTATGAAGACCCCAGACAGGCTGTAAAGGAGTTCACTAAGGAAATCGATGTTTCCTGTATTACAATCGAAGCTGTGATTGGGGGAGGAGAGTTTGGTGATGTTTGCAGAGGGAAATTGAGAATTCCCAACAAGGCAGAG AGTGAAATGTGTGTAGCGATAAAAACTCTCAAGCCCGGGGCCTCTGAAAAGAACCGACTGGAATTCTTAACTGAAGCTAGCATCATGGGGCAATTTGAAGACCCAAATGTGATTTTTCTGGAAGGAGTTATAACAAAATCAAACCCAATTATGATAGTCACTGAATATATGGAGAATGGCTCTTTGGACACATTCTTACGG GCCAATGATGGAAAGCTATCAGTGATGCAGCTGCAAAGTGTACTACGTGGTATAGCCTCCGGCATGACTTATCTCTCCGAAATGTCTTACATCCACAGAGATCTTGCTGCCAGAAACATCTTGGTCAATGAGAACCTTGTATGCAAAGTTGCCGACTTCGGTCTAAGCCGAGAAGTGGAATACGACACATCGGAAGGAGCATACACAACAAGG GGAGGAAAGATCCCAGTGCGATGGACTGCTCCTGAAGCTATTGCATTCAGGAAATTTACATCAGCTTCTGATGTTTGGTCATTTGGTGTGGTGATGTGGGAAGTAATGTCTTACGGTGAACGACCATACTGGAATTGGTCAAATCAGGATGTAATAAAAGCGGTTGACAGAGGATACAGACTTCCACCCCCAATg GAGTGTCCTGAGGCTGTTCACCAACTAATGCTGGACAGCTGGCAGAAAGATCGAAAGAACCGACCAAAATTTGCTGCAATAAGGAATACCATAGACCGACTGATGCAGTCTCCAGAACTACTAACAAAACTAGCTAAGCCAATGCCCTTTGCTGCAATGGACCCGGAGATGCCAGATGTGGCCAGTCAAATGACAGTCAGTCAATGGTTGCAGCTTATTAAGATGGATCGATACACTGAAGCGTTTGCTCAAAAGGGTGTGCACACCATGAAGCAG GTGGCCTGGCTGACATTTGCGGATCTGCAAGAAATGGGGGTGACTTTGGTGGGCCATCAAAAGAAGATGATGTCATCAGTGCAAGCTCTCCGCTCCAGACTTGAAGGCGGCTCAACTAGTCCTGTTCAGATGTCTGAAGGGTTTTTAGTGTGA